One genomic segment of Macrobrachium rosenbergii isolate ZJJX-2024 chromosome 40, ASM4041242v1, whole genome shotgun sequence includes these proteins:
- the Dlc90F gene encoding dynein light chain Tctex-type 1: MEDTTQSEEHQFVVDEVSTIIKESIETVIGGNAYTSAKVNNWTSQVVENVLGNLSKLNKAFKYIVTCVIMQKNGAGLHTASSCYWDNTTDGSCTVRWENKTMYCIVSVFGLAI; the protein is encoded by the exons ATGGAAGATACGACGCAGAGCGAAGAG caTCAGTTTGTTGTTGATGAAGTGAGCACCATCATCAAAGAAAGCATTGAGACTGTGATAGGAGGAAATGCGTATACAAGCGCAAAGGTCAACAACTGGACATCACAAGTCGTGGAGAATGTTTTGGGGAACCTTTCAAAGCTCAATAAAGCCTTCAAATATATTG tcaCTTGTGTAATAATGCAGAAGAATGGTGCTGGGCTACACACAGCTAGCTCCTGTTACTGGGACAACACAACCGATGGCTCGTGCACCGTCCGCTGGGAGAACAAGACTATGTATTGTATTGTTTCTGTATTTGGCTTGGCAATATAA